One region of Streptomyces sp. CG4 genomic DNA includes:
- a CDS encoding cytochrome P450: MTSDSSSLTDTDTDPIPGPPPGCPAHNLGPGGLQRLYGPDAQDLGDLYERLREQHGTVAPVLLHEDVPMWVVLGHAENQHLVRSPSLYTRDSRIWSPLADGTVKADHPLMPHIAWQPICSHAEGDEHQRLRAAVTAAMTTIDYRTLRRHIGLHTQSLVNRFCERGRADLVSQFADHLPMAVMCEILGMPEEYNDRMVQAARDALKGTETAIQSHSYVMDALSRLTTRRRTRPEEDFTSHLVTHPAGLSDDEVREHLRLVLFAAYEATANLLANALRMVLTEPGFRARLSGGQMTVPEAIEQSLWDEPPFSTVLGYYAKQDTELGGQRIRKGDGLLFAPAPGNLDPRIRPDLSASMQGNRSHLAFGGGPHECPGQDIGRAIADVGVDALLTRLSDVQLDCAEEELRWRSSIASRHLVALPVRFEPKPQQDVNLPPRPMAVPAQRAWQADPLRTEQAPAAEARPATPPPAAPEPHPTAPEPARRPRGIWQRLLHWWRGE, from the coding sequence GTGACGTCTGATTCCTCCTCGCTGACCGACACCGACACCGACCCCATCCCCGGCCCGCCGCCCGGCTGCCCCGCGCACAACCTCGGCCCCGGCGGCCTGCAGCGGCTCTACGGCCCCGACGCGCAGGACCTGGGCGACCTCTACGAGCGGCTGCGGGAGCAGCACGGCACCGTGGCGCCCGTGCTGCTGCACGAGGACGTACCGATGTGGGTGGTCCTCGGGCACGCCGAGAACCAGCACCTGGTGCGCAGCCCCTCCCTCTACACCCGCGACAGCCGGATCTGGAGCCCGCTGGCGGACGGCACGGTCAAGGCCGACCACCCGCTCATGCCGCACATCGCCTGGCAGCCGATCTGTTCGCATGCCGAGGGCGACGAGCACCAGCGGCTGCGCGCGGCGGTCACCGCGGCCATGACCACCATCGACTACCGCACCCTGCGCCGCCACATCGGCCTGCACACCCAGAGCCTGGTCAACAGGTTCTGCGAACGCGGCCGGGCCGACCTGGTCTCCCAGTTCGCCGACCATCTGCCGATGGCTGTCATGTGCGAGATCCTCGGCATGCCGGAGGAGTACAACGACCGGATGGTGCAGGCCGCGCGGGACGCTCTGAAGGGCACCGAGACCGCCATCCAGAGCCACAGCTACGTCATGGACGCGCTGAGCCGGCTCACCACCCGGCGCCGCACCCGGCCCGAGGAGGACTTCACCAGTCACCTCGTCACCCACCCGGCCGGACTCAGCGACGACGAGGTCCGCGAACACCTGCGGCTCGTCCTCTTCGCGGCCTACGAGGCCACCGCGAACCTCCTCGCCAACGCGCTGCGCATGGTCCTCACCGAGCCCGGCTTCCGCGCCCGGCTCAGCGGCGGCCAGATGACCGTGCCGGAGGCGATCGAGCAGTCCCTGTGGGACGAGCCGCCGTTCAGCACCGTCCTCGGCTACTACGCCAAGCAGGACACCGAGCTGGGCGGGCAGCGCATCCGCAAGGGCGACGGCCTGCTCTTCGCGCCCGCGCCGGGCAACCTCGACCCGCGCATCCGCCCGGACCTGTCCGCGAGCATGCAGGGCAACCGCTCCCACCTAGCCTTCGGCGGCGGCCCGCACGAATGCCCCGGACAGGACATCGGCCGCGCCATCGCCGACGTCGGCGTCGACGCGCTGCTGACCCGGCTCTCCGACGTCCAACTGGACTGCGCGGAAGAGGAGTTGCGCTGGCGTTCGTCCATCGCCTCCCGGCATCTGGTGGCTCTGCCCGTGCGCTTCGAACCGAAGCCGCAGCAGGACGTCAACCTCCCGCCGCGTCCCATGGCCGTACCCGCACAGCGTGCCTGGCAGGCCGACCCCCTGCGCACCGAGCAGGCCCCGGCCGCCGAAGCCCGTCCCGCCACGCCGCCCCCCGCCGCCCCGGAGCCCCACCCCACGGCCCCGGAGCCGGCCCGCCGCCCGCGGGGCATCTGGCAGCGCCTGCTCCACTGGTGGCGCGGAGAGTGA
- a CDS encoding RluA family pseudouridine synthase: protein MRRRTPPPPAPLPQRDGVDPVRVRLPYGGTWATVRGYLVERLTGAGPGVVAALFDAGLIVGADGRAVAPDAPYEPGMFVWFQRELPAEVPVPFPVDVVHQDAHIVVVDKPHFLATTPRGTHVTQTALARLRCELGLPALTAAHRLDRLTAGLVLFTVRPEERGTYQTLFQDRRVRKEYEAIAPYDPGLMLPRTVRSRIVKERGVQAAREVAGEPNAETYVELAGHRGGLGRYRLVPATGQTHQLRVHLNALGVPILGDPLYPEVTGPVPAGDFRRPLQLLARRLEFTDPVTGAEHAFVSTRTLRAWASYDAWAGES from the coding sequence ATGAGACGCCGTACGCCGCCCCCGCCCGCCCCGCTCCCCCAGCGCGACGGTGTCGATCCCGTGCGGGTGCGGCTGCCGTACGGCGGGACGTGGGCCACGGTGCGGGGGTATCTGGTGGAGCGGCTGACGGGGGCCGGGCCCGGCGTGGTCGCGGCGCTGTTCGACGCCGGGCTGATCGTCGGCGCGGACGGGCGGGCGGTGGCACCGGACGCGCCGTACGAGCCGGGGATGTTCGTGTGGTTCCAGCGCGAGCTGCCGGCCGAGGTGCCGGTGCCGTTCCCCGTGGACGTGGTCCACCAGGACGCGCACATCGTCGTCGTCGACAAGCCGCACTTCCTCGCCACGACCCCGCGCGGCACGCATGTCACGCAGACCGCGCTGGCCCGGCTGCGGTGTGAGCTGGGCCTCCCGGCACTGACCGCCGCGCACCGTCTGGACCGGCTGACGGCGGGGCTGGTGCTGTTCACCGTGCGGCCCGAGGAGCGCGGGACGTACCAGACACTCTTCCAGGACCGGCGGGTGCGCAAGGAGTACGAGGCGATCGCGCCGTACGACCCCGGGCTGATGCTGCCGCGGACCGTGCGCAGCCGGATCGTGAAGGAGCGCGGGGTGCAGGCGGCCCGGGAGGTCGCGGGCGAGCCGAACGCCGAGACGTATGTGGAGCTGGCCGGACACCGGGGCGGGCTGGGCCGGTACCGGCTGGTGCCGGCGACCGGCCAGACCCATCAGCTGCGGGTGCATCTGAACGCGCTCGGCGTGCCCATCCTCGGCGATCCGCTGTATCCGGAGGTGACCGGCCCGGTGCCGGCCGGTGACTTCCGGCGTCCGCTGCAACTGCTCGCGCGGAGGCTGGAGTTCACCGATCCGGTCACCGGTGCGGAGCACGCGTTCGTCAGCACCCGCACGCTCCGGGCCTGGGCGTCGTACGACGCCTGGGCCGGCGAGAGCTGA
- a CDS encoding GNAT family N-acetyltransferase translates to MPYLISPVVPAGTLARTAQPALPTGDGLLLRPWRAEDAPAVHAAFQDPLMHQWHIRAADSEEEAAGWIAQWQNGWKDERQAQWAVVDADTDELQGRVSLLQILLGDGCAEVAYWTVARARGRGVAVRAATTLSRWAFDEIGLHRLELSHATANEASCRVAVKAGFAAEGTKRSALLHPDGWHDMHLHARVRGD, encoded by the coding sequence ATGCCGTATCTCATCAGTCCGGTCGTGCCCGCCGGAACACTCGCCCGTACCGCCCAGCCCGCCCTGCCCACCGGCGACGGCCTGTTGCTGCGCCCCTGGCGGGCCGAGGACGCGCCCGCCGTGCACGCCGCCTTCCAGGACCCGCTGATGCACCAGTGGCACATCAGGGCCGCCGACTCCGAGGAGGAGGCCGCCGGCTGGATCGCCCAGTGGCAGAACGGCTGGAAGGACGAGCGCCAGGCCCAGTGGGCCGTCGTGGACGCGGACACCGACGAACTGCAGGGCCGCGTCTCGCTGCTCCAGATCCTGCTCGGCGACGGCTGCGCGGAGGTCGCGTACTGGACCGTCGCGCGGGCACGTGGCCGGGGTGTCGCGGTGCGGGCCGCCACCACCCTGTCCCGCTGGGCGTTCGACGAGATCGGCCTCCACCGCCTCGAACTCTCCCACGCCACGGCCAACGAGGCCTCCTGCCGCGTGGCCGTGAAGGCCGGCTTCGCCGCGGAGGGCACCAAGCGCAGCGCCCTGCTGCACCCCGACGGCTGGCACGACATGCATCTGCACGCCCGCGTCCGCGGCGACTGA
- a CDS encoding 5'-nucleotidase, which yields MPAYDLADRLVVGVASSALFDLRESDAVFREQGEEAYRAYQEQHVDDTLRPGVAFAFIRRLLSLNDLGEPGDPLVEVIILSRNDPDTGLRVMRSIQAHELPISRAVFMQGRSPHAFITALNMSLFLSANGDDVREAVAAGLPAGHVLGSSYADDPADRELRIAFDFDGVLAGDAAERVYQSDGLEEFRAYEARNAATPHDPGPLRDFLAGVNRIQRREEERRASDPDYPSRVHVSLVTARNAPAHERAVRSLKQWGVRVNGAFFLGGIEKGAVLKVLRPHIFFDDQVTHLESASRTTPSVHIPFGKINETAP from the coding sequence ATGCCGGCCTATGACCTCGCGGACCGACTCGTCGTCGGTGTCGCCTCCAGCGCCCTGTTCGATCTGCGGGAGTCGGACGCGGTCTTCCGCGAGCAGGGCGAGGAGGCCTACCGGGCCTACCAGGAGCAGCACGTGGACGACACGCTCCGGCCCGGCGTCGCGTTCGCGTTCATCCGCAGGCTGCTGTCGCTGAACGACCTCGGCGAGCCGGGCGATCCGCTCGTCGAGGTCATCATCCTCTCCCGCAACGACCCCGACACGGGCCTGCGGGTCATGCGCTCCATCCAGGCCCATGAACTGCCCATCAGCCGGGCCGTGTTCATGCAGGGCAGGTCGCCGCACGCGTTCATCACCGCGCTGAACATGTCCCTGTTCCTGTCCGCGAACGGCGACGACGTGCGCGAGGCGGTCGCCGCCGGGCTGCCGGCCGGGCATGTGCTGGGATCGTCGTACGCGGACGACCCCGCCGACCGTGAGCTGCGGATCGCGTTCGACTTCGACGGGGTGCTGGCCGGCGACGCCGCCGAGCGGGTGTACCAGTCCGACGGTCTGGAGGAGTTCCGGGCGTACGAGGCCCGTAACGCGGCGACCCCGCACGACCCCGGGCCGCTGCGCGACTTCCTCGCCGGGGTGAACCGGATCCAGCGGCGGGAGGAGGAGCGGCGCGCGAGCGATCCGGACTACCCGAGCCGGGTGCATGTCTCTCTGGTGACCGCGCGCAACGCGCCGGCGCACGAACGGGCCGTGCGCAGCCTCAAGCAGTGGGGCGTGCGGGTCAACGGCGCCTTCTTCCTCGGCGGCATAGAGAAGGGCGCGGTCCTGAAGGTGCTCAGACCGCACATCTTCTTCGACGACCAGGTGACCCACCTGGAGAGCGCCTCGCGGACCACGCCCAGCGTGCACATCCCGTTCGGGAAGATCAACGAGACGGCACCCTGA
- a CDS encoding siderophore-interacting protein, which translates to MAERPGRKPRQARTAQVIRTERLTPHMRRVVLGGEGLAGFAADTCTDHYVKLLFGPAGVTYPEPFDLERIRAEFPREQWPVTRTYTVRAWDPEHRELTLDFVVHGDEGLAGPWAARVQPGETVRFMGPGGAYTPDPAADWHLLAGDESALPAIARSLEALPAGARAHAFVEVAGPEEEQKIDSDVEVVWLHRGDRPVGAALVEAVRALEFPSGRVHAFVHGEASWVKELRRLLRVERDIPREDLSISGYWRLGHDEDGWQASKRDWNARIEVEQEGGAAAA; encoded by the coding sequence ATGGCAGAGCGTCCGGGACGAAAGCCTCGCCAGGCCCGAACCGCCCAGGTGATCCGCACCGAGCGACTGACCCCGCACATGCGGCGCGTGGTGCTCGGCGGCGAGGGCCTGGCCGGCTTCGCGGCGGACACCTGCACCGACCACTACGTGAAGCTGCTCTTCGGCCCCGCGGGCGTGACCTATCCGGAACCCTTCGACCTGGAGCGGATCCGCGCCGAGTTCCCGCGGGAGCAGTGGCCGGTCACCCGGACGTACACCGTGCGCGCCTGGGATCCCGAACACCGCGAGCTGACCCTGGACTTCGTCGTCCACGGCGACGAGGGCCTGGCCGGCCCGTGGGCCGCCCGCGTACAGCCGGGTGAAACGGTCCGCTTCATGGGCCCCGGCGGCGCCTACACCCCCGACCCGGCGGCCGACTGGCATCTGCTCGCCGGGGACGAGAGCGCGCTGCCCGCGATCGCGCGGTCCCTGGAGGCGCTGCCCGCCGGCGCCCGCGCGCACGCCTTCGTGGAGGTGGCGGGCCCGGAGGAGGAGCAGAAGATCGACTCCGACGTGGAGGTCGTCTGGCTGCACCGCGGGGACCGGCCGGTCGGCGCGGCGCTGGTGGAGGCCGTCCGCGCGCTGGAGTTCCCCTCGGGCCGGGTGCACGCGTTCGTGCACGGCGAGGCGAGCTGGGTGAAGGAGCTGCGCCGGCTGCTGCGGGTCGAGCGCGACATCCCGCGCGAGGACCTGTCGATCTCCGGCTACTGGCGCCTGGGCCACGACGAGGACGGCTGGCAGGCCTCCAAGCGGGACTGGAACGCCCGGATCGAGGTCGAGCAGGAGGGCGGCGCGGCGGCCGCGTAA
- a CDS encoding 5'-3' exonuclease H3TH domain-containing protein: protein MTGRLMLLDTASLYFRAYFGVPDSVRAPDGTPVNAVRGLLDFIDRLVRDHRPQQLVACMDADWRPQWRVDLIPTYKAHRVAEEHEGAPDEEEVPDTLSPQVPVIEDVLDALGIARVGVAGYEADDVIGTFTARSAGPVDIVTGDRDLYQLVDDARGIRVLYPLKGVGTLQLTDEAVLREKYGVDGRGYADLALLRGDPSDGLPGVAGIGEKTAAKLLAEFGDLAGIMAAVDDPKAKLTPSQRRRLDEARPYVAVAPKVVRVADDVPLPDVDTALPHAPRDPSALDRLSGRWGLGGSLQRLLTTLAA, encoded by the coding sequence GTGACCGGACGACTCATGCTCCTCGACACCGCTTCCCTGTACTTCCGCGCCTATTTCGGCGTGCCGGACTCGGTGAGGGCACCGGACGGCACGCCGGTGAACGCCGTGCGCGGGCTGCTGGACTTCATCGACCGGCTGGTCAGGGACCACCGGCCACAGCAGCTGGTGGCCTGCATGGACGCCGACTGGCGGCCGCAGTGGCGGGTGGACCTCATCCCCACCTACAAGGCCCACCGGGTCGCCGAGGAGCACGAGGGCGCCCCGGACGAGGAGGAGGTGCCCGACACCCTCTCCCCGCAGGTGCCGGTCATCGAGGACGTGCTGGACGCGCTCGGGATCGCCCGCGTCGGCGTGGCGGGGTACGAGGCGGACGACGTGATCGGCACGTTCACCGCGCGCTCCGCGGGCCCGGTGGACATCGTCACCGGCGACCGCGATCTGTACCAGCTGGTGGACGACGCCCGCGGGATCCGGGTGCTGTACCCGCTGAAGGGCGTCGGCACGCTCCAGCTGACCGACGAGGCGGTGCTGCGCGAGAAGTACGGCGTCGACGGACGGGGGTACGCGGATCTGGCGCTGCTGCGCGGCGACCCGAGCGACGGTCTGCCGGGCGTGGCCGGGATCGGCGAGAAGACGGCCGCCAAGCTGCTCGCCGAGTTCGGCGACCTGGCCGGGATCATGGCGGCGGTGGACGATCCGAAGGCGAAGCTCACCCCGTCGCAGCGCAGGCGGCTGGACGAGGCCCGGCCGTATGTGGCGGTCGCCCCGAAGGTGGTGCGGGTGGCCGACGACGTACCCCTGCCGGACGTCGACACGGCCCTGCCGCACGCCCCGCGCGACCCGTCGGCCCTGGACAGGCTGTCCGGGCGGTGGGGGCTCGGCGGCTCCCTGCAGCGGCTGCTGACCACGCTCGCCGCGTGA
- a CDS encoding betaine/proline/choline family ABC transporter ATP-binding protein: MQPRLETEHLFKVFGRRPDESVQRLRQGADREELRTDGITAAVIDASFRVEAGEIFVVMGLSGSGKSTLLRMLNGLLEPTAGSVRFDGQDLTELTARELRELRSKKISMVFQHFALFPHRSVRDNAAYGLAVQGVSRAERERRADEALALCGLDGWADSWPDELSGGMQQRVGLARALATDADLLLMDESFSALDPLIRRDMQDQLLELQQTLKKTIVFITHDLNEAMRLGDRIAVMRDGRIVQTGTAEDILLRPANDYVASFIQDVDRSRVLTAGALMDASVTSDAPLCGCETATRDTPFTELCAISARLSHRVSVVDEANRVVGVVPRQRLVGFLGDETADPAPCDNPDGKVITRA; the protein is encoded by the coding sequence GTGCAACCGAGGCTTGAGACCGAGCACCTGTTCAAGGTGTTCGGCAGACGACCGGACGAATCGGTACAGCGCCTGCGGCAGGGCGCCGACCGGGAGGAACTGCGTACCGACGGCATCACCGCCGCCGTGATCGACGCCTCCTTCCGCGTCGAGGCCGGCGAGATCTTCGTCGTCATGGGGCTGTCGGGCTCCGGCAAGTCCACCCTGCTGCGCATGCTCAACGGCCTGCTGGAGCCGACCGCGGGCAGCGTCCGCTTCGACGGCCAGGATCTGACCGAGCTGACCGCCCGCGAACTGCGCGAACTGCGCTCGAAGAAGATCAGCATGGTGTTCCAGCACTTCGCGCTGTTCCCGCACCGCAGCGTCCGCGACAACGCCGCCTACGGCCTCGCCGTGCAGGGCGTGTCCCGCGCCGAGCGCGAGCGCCGTGCCGACGAGGCGCTCGCCCTGTGCGGGCTGGACGGCTGGGCGGACTCCTGGCCCGACGAGCTGTCCGGCGGCATGCAGCAGCGCGTCGGCCTCGCCCGCGCCCTCGCCACCGACGCCGATCTGCTCCTCATGGACGAGTCCTTCAGCGCCCTGGACCCGCTGATCCGCCGCGACATGCAGGACCAGCTGCTGGAGCTGCAGCAGACCCTGAAGAAGACCATCGTCTTCATCACCCACGACCTCAACGAGGCCATGCGCCTCGGCGACCGCATCGCCGTCATGCGTGACGGCCGTATCGTGCAGACCGGCACCGCCGAGGACATCCTGCTGCGCCCCGCGAACGACTACGTCGCCTCCTTCATTCAGGACGTCGACCGCTCCCGCGTGCTGACGGCGGGCGCCCTCATGGACGCCTCGGTCACCAGCGACGCCCCCCTCTGCGGCTGCGAGACCGCGACCCGCGACACGCCGTTCACGGAACTGTGCGCGATCAGCGCCCGGCTGTCGCACCGCGTCTCGGTCGTGGACGAGGCGAACCGGGTCGTCGGTGTCGTACCCAGGCAGCGGCTGGTCGGCTTCCTCGGCGACGAGACGGCCGACCCCGCGCCCTGCGACAACCCGGACGGGAAGGTGATCACCCGTGCCTAG
- a CDS encoding ABC transporter permease/substrate binding protein: protein MPRIHLGDWVDSGVNWLVDHLSWLFDAIKAVMEGMYNGIDAVLGAPAPLLMAGILAVIAWWLRGLLSGVLAFAGFALVDSLALWDRAMSTLALVLVATVLALLISLPLGIWAARSKAVGAAVRPVLDLLQTMPSMVLLIPAMLFFGLGTAAGVVATLIFALAPGVRMTELGIRQVDADLVEAAEAFGTTPRDILWRVQLPLALPTIMAGVNQVIMLGLSMVVIAGMVGTGGLGGAVNEAIGQLDIGYGFEAGVGIVVLAIYLDRVTGALGTQLSPLGRRAAAKAPTRVWTYRPRPAVAVVGVVVLALVAGGMGILGSSSGTSEASGTNVGKGKEIKIGYIPWDEGIASTFLWKEILEERGFKVTTTQYAAGPLYTGLATGQIDFETDSWLPTTHAEYWQKYGKQLDDLGSWFGPTSLELSVPSYVKDVNSLADLKAHASEFGGRIVGIEPSAGEMSLLKSKVLKAYGLDGAYQVIDGSTPAMLAELKRAYARKEPVVVTLWSPHWAYSDYDLKKLKDPEGAWGKGDGVHTLARKGFAGDNPQVGKWLKNFSMTEQQLTGLESLIQQAGKGKEQDAVRGWLRKHPGLVDKWAPVAKDAAGSHAAG from the coding sequence GTGCCTAGGATCCACCTCGGCGACTGGGTCGACTCCGGCGTCAACTGGCTGGTCGACCACCTCTCCTGGCTCTTCGACGCCATCAAGGCCGTCATGGAGGGCATGTACAACGGCATCGACGCCGTGCTCGGCGCGCCCGCGCCGCTGCTGATGGCCGGCATCCTCGCCGTCATCGCCTGGTGGCTGCGCGGCCTTCTCTCGGGCGTCCTCGCCTTCGCCGGATTCGCGCTGGTCGACTCGCTCGCCCTGTGGGACCGGGCCATGTCCACGCTCGCCCTGGTCCTGGTGGCCACCGTGCTCGCGCTGCTGATCTCGCTCCCGCTGGGCATCTGGGCGGCCCGCTCCAAGGCGGTCGGCGCGGCCGTACGCCCCGTCCTGGACCTGCTCCAGACGATGCCGTCGATGGTCCTGCTGATCCCGGCCATGCTCTTCTTCGGCCTCGGCACCGCCGCCGGCGTCGTCGCCACCCTGATCTTCGCACTCGCCCCCGGCGTCCGCATGACCGAGCTGGGCATCCGCCAGGTCGACGCGGACCTGGTCGAGGCCGCCGAGGCGTTCGGCACCACCCCGCGGGACATCCTGTGGCGGGTCCAGCTGCCGCTCGCCCTGCCGACCATCATGGCCGGTGTCAACCAGGTGATCATGCTCGGTCTGTCCATGGTCGTCATCGCCGGCATGGTCGGCACCGGCGGCCTCGGCGGCGCCGTGAACGAGGCCATCGGCCAGCTCGACATCGGCTACGGCTTCGAGGCGGGCGTCGGCATCGTCGTCCTCGCCATCTACCTGGACCGGGTCACCGGCGCGCTCGGCACCCAGCTCTCCCCGCTGGGCCGCAGGGCCGCCGCCAAGGCGCCCACCCGCGTGTGGACGTACCGGCCGCGCCCGGCCGTCGCCGTCGTCGGTGTCGTCGTCCTCGCGCTCGTCGCGGGCGGCATGGGCATCCTCGGCTCCTCCTCCGGGACCTCCGAGGCATCCGGCACGAACGTCGGCAAGGGCAAGGAGATCAAGATCGGCTACATCCCCTGGGACGAGGGCATCGCCTCGACCTTCCTCTGGAAGGAGATCCTGGAGGAACGCGGCTTCAAGGTCACCACCACCCAGTACGCGGCCGGCCCCCTCTACACCGGCCTCGCCACCGGCCAGATCGACTTCGAGACCGACTCCTGGCTGCCCACCACCCACGCCGAGTACTGGCAGAAGTACGGCAAGCAGCTCGACGACCTCGGCTCGTGGTTCGGCCCCACCTCCCTGGAGCTGAGCGTCCCGTCGTACGTGAAGGACGTGAACTCGCTGGCGGACCTGAAGGCCCACGCCTCCGAGTTCGGCGGCAGGATCGTCGGCATCGAGCCCAGCGCGGGCGAGATGAGCCTGCTCAAGAGCAAGGTCCTCAAGGCGTACGGCCTCGACGGCGCCTACCAGGTGATCGACGGCTCCACCCCGGCCATGCTCGCCGAGCTCAAGCGCGCCTACGCCAGGAAGGAGCCGGTCGTCGTCACCCTCTGGTCCCCGCACTGGGCCTACAGCGACTACGACCTGAAGAAGCTCAAGGACCCCGAGGGCGCCTGGGGCAAGGGCGACGGCGTGCACACCCTCGCCCGCAAGGGCTTCGCCGGCGACAACCCGCAGGTCGGCAAGTGGCTGAAGAACTTCTCGATGACCGAGCAGCAGCTCACTGGCCTGGAGTCGCTGATCCAGCAGGCCGGCAAGGGCAAGGAGCAGGACGCCGTCCGCGGCTGGCTGCGCAAGCACCCCGGCCTGGTCGACAAGTGGGCCCCGGTCGCCAAGGACGCCGCCGGGAGCCATGCGGCCGGGTGA
- a CDS encoding helix-turn-helix domain-containing protein has product MGDHKEQPVRVGAAVRRRRRALELTLAVVAERTGLSVPFLSQVENDRARPSRTSLEKLADALRTTAVELLAAADPAASVDVVRADPAAEDDFAPRTRSLVRGHHQLHASEFTGDHDAGREFQHRNDELMYVVDGAVEIEAEGRAYRLGRGDTLYLTGGVRHRWRATVPDTRIIVVAVAEHIEAVQDRTR; this is encoded by the coding sequence ATGGGCGACCACAAAGAGCAGCCCGTGCGGGTGGGCGCGGCCGTCCGGCGGCGCCGCCGCGCCCTGGAGCTGACGCTCGCCGTCGTGGCCGAGCGCACCGGTCTCTCGGTGCCCTTCCTCAGCCAGGTCGAGAACGACCGGGCCCGCCCCAGCCGCACCTCGCTGGAGAAGCTCGCCGACGCCCTGCGTACCACGGCCGTCGAACTCCTCGCCGCCGCCGACCCGGCGGCCAGCGTGGACGTCGTGCGTGCCGACCCGGCCGCCGAGGACGACTTCGCGCCCCGCACCCGCTCCCTGGTGCGCGGCCACCACCAGCTGCACGCCTCCGAGTTCACCGGCGACCACGACGCCGGCCGCGAGTTCCAGCACCGCAACGACGAGCTGATGTACGTCGTCGACGGCGCGGTGGAGATCGAGGCCGAGGGGCGCGCGTACCGCCTGGGCCGCGGGGACACCCTGTATCTGACCGGCGGGGTCCGGCATCGGTGGCGGGCCACGGTCCCCGACACGCGGATCATCGTGGTGGCGGTCGCCGAACACATCGAGGCGGTCCAGGACCGGACCCGTTAG
- a CDS encoding helical backbone metal receptor codes for MRVVSLVPSLTEAVAETLPGALVGATDWCTHPADLDVPRIGGTKNPDVDRIVALAPDLVIANEEENRAPDLDALRAAGLPVLVTEVRSVPQAFAELARVLGACGARRPRWLAEAEQAWTDLPQPEDRRTAVVPIWRRPWMVLGRDTFAGDVLARLGVGHLYAGHPERYPRIPLEELRAAAPDLVVLPDEPYRFTTDDGPEAFPGLPCALVSGRHLTWYGPSLRAAPQVLAGALRATRR; via the coding sequence GTGCGGGTCGTCTCCCTCGTACCGTCCCTCACCGAGGCAGTCGCCGAGACGCTCCCCGGGGCCCTCGTCGGCGCCACCGACTGGTGCACGCACCCCGCGGACCTCGATGTCCCCCGCATCGGCGGCACGAAGAACCCGGACGTCGACCGGATCGTCGCCCTCGCTCCCGACCTGGTCATCGCCAACGAGGAGGAGAACCGGGCCCCGGATCTCGACGCCCTGCGCGCCGCAGGCCTTCCGGTGCTGGTCACCGAGGTACGCAGCGTGCCGCAGGCCTTCGCCGAACTGGCGCGGGTGCTCGGCGCGTGCGGTGCGCGAAGGCCGCGCTGGCTGGCGGAGGCGGAGCAGGCCTGGACCGACCTGCCCCAGCCGGAGGATCGTAGGACGGCGGTCGTACCGATCTGGCGGCGGCCCTGGATGGTTCTCGGCCGGGACACCTTCGCGGGTGACGTCCTGGCCCGGCTCGGCGTCGGCCACCTGTACGCCGGCCACCCCGAGCGCTACCCCCGCATCCCGCTGGAGGAACTGCGCGCGGCGGCCCCTGACCTGGTGGTCCTCCCCGACGAGCCCTACCGCTTCACCACCGACGACGGCCCGGAGGCCTTCCCGGGGCTGCCCTGCGCGCTGGTCAGCGGACGGCATCTGACCTGGTACGGACCGTCCCTGCGCGCAGCGCCACAGGTGCTGGCCGGGGCGCTGCGAGCAACTCGCCGCTGA